Proteins found in one Miscanthus floridulus cultivar M001 chromosome 4, ASM1932011v1, whole genome shotgun sequence genomic segment:
- the LOC136549732 gene encoding LOW QUALITY PROTEIN: uncharacterized protein (The sequence of the model RefSeq protein was modified relative to this genomic sequence to represent the inferred CDS: deleted 1 base in 1 codon), whose protein sequence is MPGPGSAPTQTPRPEPKPKRNGRRLVLLLGPPLLAVAVALLLGLSTNPLPRRFLRLLLGTKHSILRSSLPPDTSCEADAATGAVRAPCVLWMAPFASGGGFCSEAWSYVAALDAHAAAAAGKSNFTLAIAHHGDLDSPEFWLGLPERSKHLAYRLASARCELATAVVVCHSEPGAWYPPMYEALPCPPTGYDDPAFVIGRTMFETDRVSPEHVRRCNQMDAVWVPTDFHVSTFVKSGVDRTKVVKVVQAVDVNFFDPAKHVALPLPIGVSVMVPEGSRFGNGDSKHKGFVFLSVFKWEQRKGWDVLLKAFLQEFSGADDVVLYLLINAYHSDTNFSGKIRRFVEESSIEEPLEGWAEIRVIDEHVPQSALPSLYKGADAFVLPTRGEGWGRPVVEAMAMELPVIVTNWSGPTEYLTEENGYPLDIDRLTEVTEGPFKGHLCAEPSVDRLRDLMRHVVDDRDEAKNKGKKAREDMVERFSPEVVARIVAEKIQQVLIHTQLTND, encoded by the exons ATGCCAGGGCCAGGCTCAGCTCCGACCCAAACACCCCGTCCAGAACCCAAACCCAAGCGTAACGGCcgccgcctcgtcctcctcctaggGCCGCCTCTCCTCGCCGTCGCTGTTGCCCTCCTCTTGGGCTTATCCACCAACCCGTTGCCCCGCCGCTTCCTCCGCCTTCTCCTTGGGACAAAGCACTCCATTCTCCGCTCCTCGCTACCTCCTGACACA TCCTGCGAGGCTGACGCGGCAACCGGCGCGGTACGCGCACCATGTGTTCTATGGATGGCCCCATTCGCCTCCGGCGGCGGGTTCTGCTCCGAGGCATGGTCCTACGTCGCCGCGCTTGAtgcgcacgccgccgccgctgctgggaAAAGTAACTTCACGCTCGCGATAGCGCACCACGGCGATCTCGACTCGCCGGAGTTCTGGCTCGGCCTGCCCGAGCGGTCCAAGCACCTGGCGTACAGACTCGCCTCCGCGCGGTGCGAACTCGCCACTGCCGTGGTCGTCTGCCACAGCGAGCCTGGTGCGTGGTACCCGCCGATGTACGAGGCCCTGCCTTGCCCGCCCACCGGGTACGACGATCCTGCTTTCGTCATTGGCCGGACTATGTTCGAGACCGACCGTGTCTCGCCTGAGCATGTCAGGAGGTGCAACCAGATGGATGCTGTCTGGGTGCCTACTGATTTCCATGTGTCAACCTTTGTGAAGAGCGGTGTGGATCGCACCAAAGTTGTCAAGGTGGTGCAGGCTGTGGATGTCAATTTCTTTGATCCGGCCAAGCATGTTGCTCTTCCTTTGCCCATTGGTGTGTCTGTCATGGTGCCTGAAGGTTCAAGATTTGGAAATGGTGACTCTAAACACAAAGGCTTTGTGTTTCTTAGTGTGTTCAAATGGGAACAGAGGAAGGGCTGGGATGTGCTGCTGAAAGCATTCCTGCAGGAGTTCTCTGGAGCTGATGACGTCGTACTCTACCTTCTAATCAATGCCTACCACTCTGATACAAACTTCAGTGGGAAAATCCGAAGGTTTGTGGAAGAATCCAGCATTGAGGAGCCACTGGAAGGATGGGCTGAAATCCGGGTCATCGATGAGCATGTCCCTCAGTCTGCTCTTCCAAGTCTGTACAAAGGTGCAGATGCATTTGTGCTGCCAACCCGTGGTGAGGGCTGGGGCAGACCGGTGGTTGAAGCCATGGCCATGGAACTGCCTGTGATTGTGACGAATTGGTCAGGTCCAACGGAGTACCTAACCGAGGAGAATGGGTATCCATTGGACATAGACAGACTGACTGAGGTCACAGAAGGGCCATTCAAGGGCCACCTATGTGCTGAGCCATCAGTTGATCGGCTGAGGGATTTAATGAGACATGTTGTTGATGATAGAGATGAGGCAAAGAATAAAGGGAAGAAGGCAAGGGAAGACATGGTCGAGAGGTTCTCTCCAGAAGTTGTTGCCAGGATTGTTGCTGAAAAGATTCAACAAGTGCTTATCCACACTCAGTTGACAAATGATTAG